The segment TATTTTCGGACAGACTAGCAAACAAAGAATCAATATCTTCAGGTTTAGATATGTCAGATACAAAGCCTCTAAACTTAACAGGATAAGTATTTAATTCTTTTTTTAAGTTTAATATTCCTTCTTCTAGGATATCGGTGAAAAAAATATTTGCGCCTTGTTTTGCCATTTCAATAGCGATACTTCTGCCAATATTTTTTGCGGCTCCAGTAATCAGGATGTTTTTGCCAGCTAAAAGCTGATTATCTAAAACTATTGAAGGCTCTACTGTTTTGACAATCACTTTTGGCTTGAGAGTAGGAGCCGGATTGAGGAAGGCTTTAAATGCTGCTTTGAAGCGAGTTTTGATGTTATTTAACCGATTTTTTAAGTTCATTAGCGAAATCTTAGAAATGATATAATGAACGCAATTTACGATTGACGCGCAGCAGAGTTGAGCGAAAATAATTCAGACTAAGAGTAAATTGCTGATAAACCGCCACTGATAATTTGCGACGATAAGACTTAGGTGCGATCGAGAACGAATATTCTTCTTTGCCTTGTTTGCTGAGTTCTCGATGAGTTTTAGCTAAAAGAGTTTCTTGAAATGCTGCTTCTAGTTCAGCAGCCAAAGTGGGGAAGCCAATTTTTTGACTCATTTCTATCATAATAGAACCCATCTCTTGAAAGAATTTCTGACGACTCTTGCAATTCGGGCAATATATAATACTCAAGTCTAGGTTATCTTCTAGTTGATCGGCTAGGCGAATTAAAAGAACATCGCGATCGATCCGATCGAGTTTGTCAAGGCGATCGCGAATGGCTAGAATATTTTGTGCATTCCATTTCCAGGCTGCATATCTGCATACATACTCTTCAATTTCTTCACCTACAACAGACCTTACTTGTTTGCGCTTGGCATTCGAGATGCCCTTTCCCCAACTGCCAAAATCACCGTGAGCATATATAGAATGGATCAGACCCGCAGCTACTATTTTTGCAGAAACGTGAAGTGAAGCTAGAATACTAGCTGTACCTACGACATGAGCAATAAAAGTTTTGCCAGAGGGTCGATAGCAACCTGTAAACAGTTTCATTGCCAAATCGTAAGTATTGCTAATGCTAATAAGGTCTTCTTTGGAGTAACCCTCACGTTGTAGCTGATTTAAAAGTTGGATGTTAGTTTGTGCGTAAGATTGCATAGTTTTCCTCTAACTTTCATGTTAATTTATTATCAAAGCGCGTTTAAT is part of the Leptolyngbyaceae cyanobacterium genome and harbors:
- a CDS encoding HD domain-containing protein, giving the protein MQSYAQTNIQLLNQLQREGYSKEDLISISNTYDLAMKLFTGCYRPSGKTFIAHVVGTASILASLHVSAKIVAAGLIHSIYAHGDFGSWGKGISNAKRKQVRSVVGEEIEEYVCRYAAWKWNAQNILAIRDRLDKLDRIDRDVLLIRLADQLEDNLDLSIIYCPNCKSRQKFFQEMGSIMIEMSQKIGFPTLAAELEAAFQETLLAKTHRELSKQGKEEYSFSIAPKSYRRKLSVAVYQQFTLSLNYFRSTLLRVNRKLRSLYHF